A window from Myxococcus fulvus encodes these proteins:
- a CDS encoding ribonuclease HII, with translation MSIDSREQWLQCALGELTERFVNQAHPIPSGLLEALDADPRRGAQSLARRIRARQERNRSEGQRLRHLLRFETELWEQGLVHVAGVDEAGMAPLAGPVVAAAAVLPRSYRLKGLDDSKKVLDAQKREALAESLKRDVVAWAVGRAEVEEIDQLNIYHAGLLAMRRAVEGLGLKPDYVLVDARTIPQCPAPQRGIIKGDSLSMSIAAASILAKTTRDRLMAELDQRYPGYGLADHKGYPTARHVQALREKGVLPIHRRSFGPVKEVLGLVEPGEPSPAQAELFSVEPIATTRRKS, from the coding sequence ATGTCCATCGATAGCCGGGAGCAGTGGCTCCAGTGCGCGCTCGGCGAGCTGACCGAGCGCTTCGTCAACCAGGCACATCCCATCCCCTCGGGCCTGCTGGAGGCGCTGGACGCGGACCCGCGTCGGGGCGCCCAGTCGCTGGCGCGGCGCATCCGCGCGAGGCAGGAGCGCAACCGCTCGGAGGGTCAGCGGCTGCGGCACCTCTTGCGCTTCGAGACGGAGCTGTGGGAGCAGGGGCTCGTGCACGTGGCGGGAGTGGACGAGGCGGGCATGGCGCCGCTCGCCGGCCCCGTGGTGGCGGCCGCCGCGGTGCTGCCCAGAAGCTACCGGCTCAAGGGCCTGGACGACTCCAAGAAGGTGCTGGACGCGCAGAAGCGCGAGGCGCTGGCGGAGTCGCTCAAGCGCGACGTCGTCGCGTGGGCGGTGGGCCGGGCGGAGGTCGAGGAGATCGACCAGCTCAACATCTACCACGCGGGGCTGTTGGCCATGCGCCGCGCGGTGGAGGGGCTGGGGCTCAAGCCCGACTACGTGCTGGTGGACGCGCGGACGATTCCGCAGTGCCCGGCGCCGCAGCGCGGAATCATCAAGGGTGACTCGCTCTCGATGAGCATCGCCGCGGCGTCCATCCTGGCCAAGACGACGCGCGACCGGCTGATGGCGGAGCTGGACCAACGCTACCCGGGCTACGGCCTGGCCGACCACAAGGGTTACCCGACGGCGCGCCACGTCCAGGCGCTGCGGGAGAAGGGAGTGCTGCCCATCCACCGACGCAGCTTCGGTCCGGTGAAGGAGGTGCTCGGGCTGGTGGAGCCCGGTGAGCCGTCCCCTGCTCAGGCGGAGCTGTTCTCCGTGGAGCCCATCGCGACGACGAGGCGCAAGTCATGA
- a CDS encoding carboxypeptidase-like regulatory domain-containing protein, with translation MNRALPRAGIGITFQCMIRACGWVGGLLGLGMLLSGCDDAPRMSRGHDECETTLMAVRVAVVSADGARVRGATVTATNVASNVSISGVTGSDGVTTAVNETLAPSPVRITATAGSKVSPASHVEWVCDTCNCVPEPSELTLELSP, from the coding sequence TTGAACCGGGCATTGCCGCGCGCGGGCATCGGCATCACCTTCCAGTGCATGATTCGGGCGTGTGGATGGGTGGGTGGGCTCCTCGGACTCGGCATGTTGCTGTCCGGCTGTGACGACGCGCCTCGCATGTCGCGAGGCCATGACGAGTGCGAGACGACGCTGATGGCCGTGCGCGTGGCCGTCGTCTCCGCGGACGGCGCCCGCGTGCGAGGCGCCACCGTCACTGCCACCAACGTGGCCTCCAACGTCAGCATCTCCGGCGTCACCGGCTCGGACGGCGTCACCACCGCCGTCAACGAGACGCTGGCGCCCAGCCCGGTGCGAATCACGGCCACCGCCGGCTCCAAGGTGTCCCCCGCCTCCCATGTGGAGTGGGTGTGTGACACCTGCAACTGCGTCCCCGAGCCGTCCGAATTGACCCTGGAGTTGAGCCCCTGA